One Osmerus eperlanus chromosome 16, fOsmEpe2.1, whole genome shotgun sequence DNA segment encodes these proteins:
- the afg3l2 gene encoding AFG3-like protein 2 codes for MAYGYLRLSRGCRNLFKVLLPQNVTSNARLVSSYADAQIAIERGSILAKVLGAYQSLCSKPPKGFEKYFPEAKNGPKSSEPNTSSGNTPKEAEPANGQKATEKSVGGGAGGGGGAGGGKRGGRKEESTWYSRLQKGDVPWDDKDFRMYFLGGTVFWTVVTYYLFFRDGGREVTWKDFVNNYLSKGVVDRLEVVNKRYVKVVFSPGKTPVDGQYVWFNIGSVDTFERNLETSQYEMGIEGENRLPVVYSTESDGSFLLSMLPTVLIIGFLLLMLRRGPAGTGRPGRGMGGLFSVSETTAKVIKDEIDIKFKDVAGCEEAKLEIMEFVNFLKNPKQYQDLGAKIPKGAILTGPPGTGKTLLAKATAGEANVPFITVNGSEFLEMFVGVGPARVRDLFVLARKNAPCILFIDEIDAVGRKRGRGNFGGQSEQENTLNQLLVEMDGFNTATNVVVLAGTNRPDILDPALMRPGRFDRQIYIGPPDIKGRASIFKVHLRPLKLDPEMDKEALARKMAALTPGFSGADIANVCNEAALIAARHLSEAINHKHFEQAIERVIGGLEKKTQVLQPEEKKTVAYHEAGHAVAGWYLEHADPLLKVSIIPRGKGLGYAQYLPKEQYLYTKEQLLDRMCMTLGGRVSEEIFFGRITTGAQDDLRKVTQSAYAQIVQFGMNAKVGHLSFDLPRQGEMVLEKPYSEATARLIDSEVRSLINEAYERTMQILSEKKTDVEKVALRLLDKEVLNKDDMVELLGPRPFAEKSTYEEFVEGTGGMDEDTSLPEGLKDWNRERNKDKEESTEEQVARQISGGMPF; via the exons ATGGCATATGGATACCTTCGCttgtcaagaggttgcaggaaTCTTTTCAAAGTTCTGCTGCCTCAAAACGTAACAAGCAATGCCCGACTG GTCTCAAGCTATGCTGATGCCCAAATAGCAATCGAAAGAGGGTCTATACTTGCCAAGGTCTTGGGTGCCTATCAAAGCCTTTGCTCCAAACCCCCCAAAG GTTTTGAAAAGTACTTTCCTGAAGCTAAGAATGGTCCAAAGAGTAGCGAACCTAACACATCCAGTGGAAATACACCCAAAG AGGCTGAGCCAGCCAATGGACAGAAAGCCACTGAAAAATCtgttggaggaggagctggtggtgggggaggagctggtg gaggaaagagaggaggccgAAAGGAGGAATCTACTTGGTATAGCCGGCTTCAGAAG GGTGATGTGCCGTGGGATGACAAAGATTTCCGTATGTATTTCCTGGGTGGGACAGTCTTTTGGACAGTTGTCACATACTACTTATTTTTTCGTGATGGGGGAAGAGAAGTTACTTGGAAAGACTTTGTCAATAATTACCTCTCAAAAGGAGTG GTGGATCGGTTGGAGGTTGTAAATAAGCGCTATGTAAAAGTGGTGTTTTCTCCCGGGAAGACTCCTGTTGATGGA CAATATGTATGGTTCAATATCGGCAGCGTAGATACATTTGAGCGTAATCTGGAGACTTCACAGTATGAGATGGGAATTGAGGGTGAGAATCGCCTGCCAGTGGTCTACTCCACAGAGAGTGACGG CTCCTTCCTTCTGAGCATGCTCCCAACCGTGCTCATCATTGGCTTCCTGCTCCTCATGCTACGACGGGGGCCTGCTGGGACGGGCAGACCGGGCCGAGGCATGGGCGGTCTCTTTAGTGTCAGCGAGACCACTGCCAAGGTGATCAAGGATGAGATCGACATCAAATTCAAAGATGTGGCCGGCTGTGAGGAGGCCAAGCTGGAAATCATGGAGTTTGTGAACTTCTTGAAGAACCCCAAGCAGTACCAGGATCTGGGTGCAAAAATTCCCAAA GGTGCCATTCTGACAGGACCACCTGGGACAGGGAAGACCCTCCTCGCCAAGGCCACTGCTGGAGAGGCCAACGTCCCTTTCATCACCGTCAATGGCTCAGAGTTCCTAGAGATGTTTGTTGGCGTAGGCCCTGCCAGG GTCAGAGACCTGTTTGTCTTGGCccgcaaaaatgccccttgcatcCTCTTCATTGATGAAATTGATGCTGTGGGACGCAAGCGTGGAAGAGGGAACTTTGGAGGCCAGAGCGAGCAGGAGAACACACTGAACCAGCTGCTGGTGGAGATGGATG GGTTCAACACTGCAACCAATGTGGTGGTACTAGCTGGCACCAACCGACCTGATATTTTAGACCCTGCACTGATGAGACCTGGACGCTTTGACAGGCAGATTTACATTG GTCCCCCTGACATCAAGGGTAGAGCCTCCATATTTAAAGTGCACCTGAGGCCCCTAAAACTGGATCCAGAGATGGACAAAGAAGCTCTGGCCAGAAAAATGGCTGCCCTAACTCCTGGCTTCTCTG GTGCTGACATTGCTAATGTGTGCAACGAAGCTGCTCTCATCGCCGCTCGCCACCTGTCTGAAGCCATCAATCACAAGCATTTCGAGCAGGCCATTGAACGTGTGATCGGAG GTCTTGAGAAGAAGACCCAGGTCTTACAGCCAGAAGAGAAGAAGACGGTGGCCTACCACGAGGCAGGCCACGCCGTGGCCGGGTGGTACCTGGAGCATGCAGACCCTCTACTCAAG GTGTCTATCATTCCCAGAGGGAAAGGTTTAGGTTATGCACAGTACCTGCCTAAGGAGCAGTACCTGTATACCAAGGAGCAGCTGCTGGACAGGATGTGTATGACACTGGGTGGGCGTGTGTCTGAGGAGATCTTCTTTGGCCGCATCACCACAGGGGCCCAGGACGACCTGCGGAAGGTCACCCAAAGTGCCTATGCTCAG ATTGTGCAGTTTGGCATGAACGCGAAGGTTGGCCACCTGTCTTTTGACCTGCCCCGGCAGGGTGAGATGGTCTTGGAGAAGCCATACAGTGAAGCCACGGCGCGTCTGATCGACTCTGAGGTGCGCTCGCTCATCAACGAGGCCTACGAGCGCACGATGCAGATTCTGTCTGAGAAAAAGACAGACGTGGAGAAG GTGGCACTACGTCTGCTTGATAAGGAGGTTCTGAACAAAGATGACATGGTTGAGTTGCTGGGGCCTCGTCCATTTGCTGAGAAATCCACCTACGAGGAGTTTGTGGAGGGAACGGGGGGTATGGATGAAGACACTTCCCTCCCAGAGGGCCTCAAGGACTGGAACAGGGAGCGCAACAAAGACAAAGAGGAGAGCACAGAGGAGCAGGTGGCACGACAGATCTCCGGAGGGATGCCCTTCTAG